One genomic window of Microbacterium testaceum StLB037 includes the following:
- a CDS encoding ferric reductase-like transmembrane domain-containing protein: MTAAPALAAPPAAAVRGARRVPRRTPNSRAIWNLAAIVVIWATSLVVVAVWVAGGEVQSLLAGGADSLNALGRAAGLASANLLFYQVLLMARVPLFERGFGRDGITRMHRIVGFWSFALFTAHITLQILGYAVQAGINPLEQAWQFVWDYPGMLLATAGTGLLLLVVVTSVRKARTRLRYESWHLLHLYGYLGLGLAIPHMLWTGADFTVSPAATVYWWAMWAVTAATVVVFRLGLPLARSLRHGIRVSAVERDGRSGVSVRMTGRRIDALKARGGQFFVWRFLDGAGWTRGHPFSLSTDPAGGELVISARFVGDGTQRLAALRPGTRVLIEGPYGTMTADERRGGHLLMIGAGAGVAPLLAMLEGADWAPGEATLIVRDHTAGDALRAEAIDRLVRERGLRHAPLPGPRAHTASSWLPSSHAQWAGADLIRYVSPRPADTDVFLCGPQPWMDAVRADLRRAGVLAERVHLEAFTV; this comes from the coding sequence ATGACCGCAGCACCCGCCCTCGCCGCCCCGCCCGCCGCCGCCGTGCGCGGCGCTCGCCGTGTCCCGCGGCGCACGCCGAACTCCCGGGCCATCTGGAACCTCGCGGCGATCGTCGTCATCTGGGCGACGAGCCTCGTCGTCGTGGCCGTGTGGGTCGCGGGCGGCGAGGTGCAGTCGCTGCTGGCCGGGGGAGCGGACTCGCTCAACGCTCTCGGTCGCGCCGCGGGCCTGGCATCCGCGAACCTGCTCTTCTACCAGGTGCTGCTCATGGCGCGCGTGCCGCTGTTCGAGCGCGGCTTCGGTCGCGACGGCATCACCCGCATGCACCGCATCGTCGGCTTCTGGTCGTTCGCGCTCTTCACGGCGCACATCACCCTGCAGATTCTGGGGTACGCGGTGCAGGCGGGCATCAACCCCCTCGAGCAGGCGTGGCAGTTCGTGTGGGACTACCCGGGCATGCTGCTGGCGACCGCGGGGACCGGACTGCTGCTGCTGGTCGTGGTCACCTCGGTGCGCAAGGCGCGCACGCGTCTGCGGTACGAGTCGTGGCACCTGCTGCACCTGTACGGCTACCTCGGCCTCGGCCTCGCCATTCCGCACATGCTGTGGACGGGCGCCGACTTTACCGTCTCGCCCGCCGCCACCGTCTACTGGTGGGCGATGTGGGCAGTGACCGCGGCGACGGTCGTCGTCTTCCGCCTCGGGCTTCCGCTGGCGAGGTCGCTGCGCCACGGCATCCGGGTCAGCGCTGTCGAGCGCGACGGTCGGAGCGGTGTCTCGGTGCGCATGACCGGGCGCCGGATCGACGCCCTGAAGGCCCGCGGCGGTCAGTTCTTCGTCTGGCGCTTCCTCGACGGCGCGGGCTGGACGCGCGGACACCCTTTCTCTCTCTCCACTGACCCGGCCGGCGGGGAGCTCGTCATCTCGGCCCGTTTCGTCGGCGACGGCACACAGCGGCTCGCCGCGCTCCGCCCCGGCACGCGGGTGCTCATCGAGGGGCCGTACGGAACGATGACCGCCGACGAACGCCGCGGCGGTCACCTGCTCATGATCGGCGCCGGTGCGGGCGTCGCGCCGCTGCTCGCGATGCTCGAAGGAGCCGACTGGGCACCGGGCGAGGCGACGCTCATCGTGCGCGACCACACCGCCGGTGACGCCCTGCGCGCCGAGGCCATCGACCGCCTCGTGCGGGAGCGTGGTCTGCGGCATGCGCCGCTTCCGGGACCGCGGGCGCACACCGCCTCCTCGTGGTTGCCGAGCTCGCACGCGCAGTGGGCCGGGGCCGACCTCATCCGTTACGTCTCGCCGCGACCCGCCGACACCGACGTGTTCCTGTGCGGGCCCCAGCCGTGGATGGATGCCGTGCGCGCCGACCTGCGCCGTGCGGGCGTCCTCGCGGAGCGCGTCCACCTCGAAGCCTTCACCGTCTGA
- a CDS encoding VOC family protein, translated as MPFASLRIVTDDLDALVAFYERVTGQQAERPAAVFAQFSGPGAKLAIASTATVAMLDGALVPAANRSVFIEFEVDDVDAAFAALPLEGEDIVLEPTTMPWGNRSALIRDPDGNVVNLFRTPGVR; from the coding sequence ATGCCGTTCGCCTCCCTCCGTATCGTCACCGACGACCTCGACGCTCTCGTCGCCTTCTACGAACGGGTCACCGGCCAGCAGGCAGAGCGCCCCGCTGCCGTCTTCGCGCAGTTCAGCGGCCCGGGGGCGAAGCTCGCGATCGCGAGCACCGCCACGGTCGCAATGCTCGACGGGGCTCTCGTCCCCGCCGCCAACCGATCCGTGTTCATCGAGTTCGAGGTCGACGACGTCGATGCCGCGTTCGCCGCACTCCCGCTCGAGGGTGAGGACATCGTCCTCGAACCGACCACGATGCCGTGGGGAAATCGGTCGGCTCTGATCCGCGACCCCGACGGCAACGTCGTGAATCTCTTCAGAACTCCTGGCGTGAGGTAG
- a CDS encoding helix-turn-helix transcriptional regulator encodes MNRTDRLYGLVEELRAASPRPRSARRLAERFEVSVRTIERDLSALQESGVPIWAEPGRTGGYVIDASATLGPAGFTLDEALAVLIGLGTLGRSPFRQSARTAARKILAVMPDGDAARARASASRVHFLESEDEVVVPPEFAAALRADRVVRLRYQDANGAESFRDVEPLGSIRKERQWYLIAWCRLRDGVRAFRGDRMLSIEVTEERPAQRAVRAADLGILYGRLRSVVED; translated from the coding sequence GTGAATCGCACGGATCGGCTCTACGGGCTGGTGGAGGAACTGCGGGCCGCCTCGCCGCGGCCCCGCAGCGCCCGCCGTCTCGCGGAGCGGTTTGAGGTGTCGGTCCGCACCATCGAGCGCGACCTTTCGGCTCTCCAAGAGTCGGGCGTGCCGATCTGGGCGGAACCCGGCCGCACCGGTGGGTACGTCATCGACGCGTCCGCGACGCTGGGGCCGGCGGGGTTCACGCTCGACGAGGCGCTGGCGGTGCTGATCGGGCTCGGCACCCTCGGGCGCAGTCCTTTTCGACAGTCCGCGCGGACGGCGGCCCGCAAGATTCTCGCGGTCATGCCGGACGGCGACGCGGCCCGCGCGAGAGCCTCGGCTTCGCGCGTCCACTTCCTGGAGAGCGAGGACGAAGTCGTCGTGCCGCCCGAGTTCGCCGCGGCCTTGCGCGCCGACCGGGTCGTGCGTCTCCGCTACCAGGACGCGAACGGAGCCGAGTCCTTTCGCGATGTCGAACCGTTGGGGTCCATCAGAAAGGAGAGGCAGTGGTATCTCATCGCCTGGTGTCGGCTGCGTGACGGGGTGCGCGCGTTCCGGGGAGACCGGATGCTGTCGATCGAGGTGACCGAGGAGCGCCCCGCGCAACGAGCCGTCCGGGCCGCGGACCTCGGGATCCTCTACGGGCGTTTGCGGTCGGTGGTCGAGGACTGA
- a CDS encoding SDR family NAD(P)-dependent oxidoreductase, whose protein sequence is MTRTIVITGASDGIGAASAKQLVQVGEEVVVVGRNPEKTARVARSLGVDSFVADFSDLAQVRELAASLLERYPRIDVLANNAGGVFGERTLTKDGYETTFQVNHLAPFLLTNLLLERLLQSQASVIQTSSAAAKLFPRFDINDLQGERRYSSTAAYGNGKLANVLFTKELHRRFGEFGLSAAAFHPGVIASNFGASSGGPWKFLYGGPLAKSLMTSTAVGGARLTWLALGKPGIDWEPGGFYANNKPARTSRLADDPMIARQLWERSAVLVDLDD, encoded by the coding sequence ATGACCCGCACCATCGTCATCACCGGCGCCAGCGACGGCATCGGCGCCGCGTCCGCGAAGCAGCTCGTGCAGGTCGGCGAGGAGGTCGTCGTCGTCGGTCGGAACCCGGAGAAGACCGCTCGGGTCGCCCGCTCCCTCGGCGTCGACTCGTTCGTCGCGGACTTCAGCGACCTGGCGCAGGTGCGGGAGCTCGCGGCATCCCTCCTCGAGAGGTACCCGCGTATCGACGTCCTCGCCAACAACGCCGGCGGCGTCTTCGGCGAGCGCACCCTGACGAAGGACGGCTACGAGACGACCTTCCAGGTCAACCACCTCGCGCCCTTCCTGCTCACCAATCTGCTTCTCGAGCGGCTGCTCCAGTCGCAGGCGTCCGTCATCCAGACCTCGAGCGCCGCCGCGAAGCTCTTCCCGCGCTTCGACATCAACGATCTGCAGGGCGAGAGGCGGTACTCGTCGACCGCTGCGTACGGCAATGGGAAGCTCGCCAACGTGCTGTTCACCAAGGAACTCCACCGTCGGTTCGGCGAGTTCGGCCTGTCGGCTGCGGCGTTCCACCCCGGGGTGATCGCCTCCAATTTCGGCGCGTCCAGCGGCGGTCCGTGGAAGTTCCTCTACGGCGGCCCGTTGGCGAAGAGCCTCATGACCTCGACCGCGGTGGGCGGCGCGCGCCTGACGTGGCTCGCCCTCGGCAAGCCCGGCATCGACTGGGAGCCCGGCGGCTTCTACGCCAACAACAAGCCCGCTCGCACGAGCCGGCTGGCCGACGATCCGATGATCGCCCGGCAGCTGTGGGAGCGCAGCGCCGTACTGGTGGATCTCGACGACTGA
- the msrB gene encoding peptide-methionine (R)-S-oxide reductase MsrB: MSTEYRKTSEALSRLTDHQFAVTQDDATEPPFRNEYWDNHEDGIYVDVVSGQPLFSSTDKFESGSGWPSFTKPIDDAAVVEKTDRSLWMTRTEVRSAGADSHLGHLFDDGPHDAGGLRYCMNSAALRFVPVAELEEQGYGAYLSLFPESRAS; this comes from the coding sequence GTGAGCACGGAGTACCGGAAGACGTCGGAGGCGCTGAGCCGCCTCACCGACCACCAGTTCGCCGTCACGCAGGACGACGCCACCGAACCGCCGTTCCGCAACGAGTACTGGGACAACCACGAGGACGGCATCTACGTCGATGTCGTGTCAGGACAGCCGCTGTTCTCCTCGACCGACAAGTTCGAGAGCGGTTCGGGCTGGCCGAGCTTCACGAAGCCCATCGACGACGCAGCCGTCGTGGAGAAGACCGACCGGAGCCTCTGGATGACGCGCACGGAGGTGCGCTCGGCCGGGGCCGATAGCCACCTCGGTCATCTGTTCGACGACGGCCCGCACGATGCCGGCGGGCTGAGATACTGCATGAACTCGGCTGCCCTCCGCTTCGTGCCCGTCGCCGAACTCGAGGAACAGGGCTACGGCGCCTACCTCTCGCTGTTCCCGGAGAGCCGAGCCTCA